One segment of Tetrapisispora phaffii CBS 4417 chromosome 1, complete genome DNA contains the following:
- the AGP2 gene encoding Agp2p (similar to Saccharomyces cerevisiae AGP2 (YBR132C); ancestral locus Anc_3.397): protein MSTSVTSKNVKILKDKYYDQGGEDGDRVIVEYINKIDDDDNDEVSYTSNRSRTGSDEELLIKEIYTTKRNLKNRHVQFIAISGVIGTAIFVAIGKALYKGGPGNLIIAFAVWCIPILCITMSTAEMVSFYPVHSPFLRLATMCGDDSFSIMASWNFWFLECVQIPFEIVSVNTIIHYWRDDYSAAIPLVVQVVLYILISVLAVKYYGELEFWLASFKIILALGLFLFTFITMVGGNPKHDRYGFRYLSESPFKKYYPDGDTTAGPSAGHFQGFLICLIQAAFTIAGGEYISMLAGEVCLPRKVMPKAFKQVFWRLTFIFIGSCFCVGIVCSSNDPLLTSAINESRPGAGSSPYVIAMQNLQIRILPDIVNIALITAAFSAGNAYTYCSSRTLYGIALDGNAPKIFKKCNKEGVPIYCVLVSTLWALLSLLQLNSNSAVVLNWLINLITASQLINFSCICITYLLFRRAYRAQEDSLPRLPFTSWYQPYTTYFGLFCSISMMLVQGYTVFFKKLWAVDDFLFNYLMIFIDLAIYLGVKFIWKRGKDPVKDPKKIDFETELKNIEQHELDLNFNKFQFYLPDNYA from the coding sequence ATGTCAACGAGTGTAACTTCAAAAAACGTTAAAATACTGAAGgataaatattatgatCAAGGTGGAGAAGATGGAGATAGAGTAAttgttgaatatattaataaaattgatgatgACGACAATGATGAGGTAAGTTATACAAGTAACAGAAGTCGGACTGGTtctgatgaagaattaCTAATAAAGGAAATTTATACCActaaaagaaatttaaagaatagGCATGTTCAATTTATTGCAATCTCAGGAGTTATCGGAACCGCCATCTTTGTAGCAATAGGTAAAGCATTATACAAAGGAGGACCTggaaatttaataattgcCTTTGCAGTATGGTGTATTCCAATTTTATGTATTACTATGTCTACCGCAGAGATGGTATCTTTTTATCCAGTGCATTCACCTTTTTTAAGATTAGCTACTATGTGTGGAGATGATTCATTTAGTATTATGGCATCTTGGAATTTTTGGTTCTTGGAATGTGTCCAAATTCCTTTCGAGATCGTTTCGGTTAATACgattattcattattgGAGGGATGATTATTCTGCTGCAATCCCATTGGTCGTTCAAGTGgtattatatatcttaaTATCAGTTCTTGCCGTAAAATATTATGGGGAACTTGAATTTTGGTTAGcttcatttaaaatcatattAGCTCTAGGACTTTTcttatttacatttattaCCATGGTGGGTGGTAATCCCAAACATGATAGGTATGGTTTTAGATATCTGAGTGAATCTcctttcaaaaaatattatcctGATGGGGATACAACTGCAGGGCCATCTGCAGGTCATTTTCAAGGTTTCTTAATTTGTTTGATTCAGGCTGCATTTACAATAGCTGGTGgagaatatatttcaatgttAGCCGGTGAAGTTTGTTTGCCAAGAAAAGTAATGCCAAAAGCCTTTAAACAAGTGTTTTGGAGGTTGacttttatatttatcgGTTCTTGTTTTTGTGTTGGCATTGTTTGTTCGTCAAATGATCCTTTGCTGACATCTGCAATTAATGAATCAAGACCAGGTGCTGGTTCATCTCCTTATGTTATTGCAATGCAAAATTTACAAATAAGAATATTGCCAGATATTGTAAATATCGCTCTAATAACAGCTGCTTTTTCAGCTGGCAATGCTTATACTTATTGTTCATCAAGAACGTTATATGGAATTGCTTTAGATGGTAATGctccaaaaatatttaaaaaatgtaataaaGAAGGTGTTCCGATATATTGTGTATTGGTCTCTACCTTATGGGCATTATTAAGTTTATTgcaattaaattcaaatagtGCTGTTGTACTAAATTGGttgattaatttaattactGCATCtcaattaatcaatttttcttgtaTTTGCATTACTTATCTATTGTTTAGAAGAGCATATCGAGCTCAAGAAGACTCTCTTCCAAGGTTACCATTCACTTCATGGTACCAACCATATACAACATATTTTGGATTGTTTTGTTCAATTAGTATGATGTTAGTTCAAGGTTATACCgtttttttcaaaaaattatggGCAGTTGATGATttcttatttaattatttaatgatattcaTTGATTTGGCTATTTATTTAGGtgttaaatttatttggaAAAGAGGTAAAGATCCAGTTAAAGATCCAAAAAAGATAGATTTTGAAactgaattgaaaaatatcgAACAACATGAGTTGGAccttaattttaataaatttcaattctaCCTTCCAGATAATTATGCATAG
- the CCZ1 gene encoding Ccz1p (similar to Saccharomyces cerevisiae CCZ1 (YBR131W); ancestral locus Anc_3.396), whose amino-acid sequence MLNYLAIYDPLRSTNEDDTFKQLILYHSFNEIEHSLNEKLANIGILQGIWNLTDTLIGDDKGKGKIIELSENEVLMVITFEKHYFFALDITTAENIPQQYWLTNMWLCYRFFILQYNYFKNYEAGNNLTKLTNDLNEYVIPFWQDLVSNPTSMFKKNWYTVYNDCYKISELEFKNTNKSWESQINQSILLQDENYLGIKDILVYHLPSLQYNNAYNTKNFGFVKNFTNELENLSDLSNWIYHLHSTYGVLSSHVLSGNVHYISKSNIELLGNDADFTANSSEHIDGNNDSQINESTENNSNSNTFNEQTKNIIHNITLPVSFAYDTFQEVGVTTGISKSMSLMLDYVPKFSFSRNSKNQGNDVTNGNGNGTLVVNKDKNISHGFLISPWANKYLPYDYKVKRLNLKYNDIQLSKNQTESYNCLFWYFQDVLVIIACDPNFKSIWNHEYLSDLNYKLYESMVTLYETATEPSFSSNSNESFAYTVIDKKKRTIHSSIPAWISNGSEAATENMFSQLIINGVDQLFGTNSFENISQITDIGGITSMGNWFCRDNKALVDNGNGNKTNFKKQENLIAVHKNFLFAMPNFKLLELHNELLQFNENIEKSQCRDDIRQRQLMKLSNGLLCYIENSGDKLEFLIRNWYDDSNVSPKLKNMQQNHMLNDFGKDVLKWKDSQVE is encoded by the coding sequence atgttaaattatttagCAATATATGATCCCCTAAGATCAACTAACGAAGATGACACATTCAAGCAATTAATACTGTATCattcttttaatgaaattgaacattctttaaatgaaaaattggCTAATATAGGTATCTTACAGGGTATTTGGAATCTGACTGATACTCTAATCGGTGATGATAAAGGTAAAGGTAagataattgaattaaGTGAAAATGAAGTCTTAATGGTTAtaacttttgaaaaacattatttttttgcattGGATATTACAACAGCTGAAAATATTCCACAGCAATACTGGCTGACAAATATGTGGTTATGTTATAGATTCTTCATCTTACAATACAATTATTTTAAGAATTACGAAGCAggaaataatttaactaaattaacaaatgaCTTAAATGAATATGTTATACCCTTTTGGCAAGATCTAGTCTCGAATCCAACGTCAatgtttaaaaaaaattggtaTACTGTTTACAACGACTGttataaaatttcagagttagaattcaaaaatacaaataaatcCTGGGAATCACAGATTAATCAAAGTATCCTTTTACAAGATGAAAATTACTTGGGGATAAAAGATATTCTAGTCTATCATTTGCCAAGTTTACAGTATAATAATGCATATAACACAAAAAACTTTGgttttgttaaaaatttcacAAATGAATTGGAAAACTTATCTGACTTATCAAATTGGATTTATCATTTACATTCAACGTATGGTGTGTTATCTAGCCACGTTTTATCAGGAAATGTGCATTATATTTCTAAAtctaatattgaattattggGGAACGATGCTGATTTTACAGCTAATTCTAGTGAGCATATAGATGGGAATAATGACAGTCAAATCAACGAATCAACAGAAAATAACTCTAATAGCAATACCTTTAATGAACagacaaaaaatattatacaTAATATCACTCTCCCTGTTTCTTTTGCATATGATACATTTCAAGAAGTTGGTGTAACTACAGGGATATCTAAAAGCATGTCATTGATGTTAGATTACGTTCCAaagttttcattttctagAAATTCCAAAAATCAAGGCAATGATGTTACTAATGGTAATGGTAATGGTACTTTAGTGgtaaataaagataaaaatatttctcaTGGATTTCTAATATCACCCTGGGcgaataaatatttacctTACGAttataaagttaaaagATTGAATTTGAAGTATAATGATATccaattatcaaaaaatcaaaCAGAATCTTacaattgtttattttggTATTTTCAAGATGTTCTAGTGATAATTGCATGTGATCCTAATTTTAAAAGCATTTGGAATCATGAATACCTTTCtgatttaaattataaattgtaTGAGAGTATGGTAACATTGTATGAAACTGCAACCGAACCAAGCTTTTCATCGAATTCCAATGAATCATTTGCTTATACTGTAATTgacaagaagaagagaacAATACATTCATCTATACCTGCATGGATCTCGAATGGATCAGAAGCTGCTACCGAGAATATGTTTTCCcagttaataattaatgGAGTTGATCAGTTATTTGGGAcaaattcttttgaaaacaTTTCACAGATAACAGATATTGGCGGCATTACCTCAATGGGGAACTGGTTTTGTAGGGATAACAAAGCACTTGTGGATAATGGTAATGGCAATAAaactaattttaaaaaacaaGAGAATTTAATCGCAGTTCATAAAAACTTTTTATTTGCAATGCCAAATTTCAAACTATTGGAATTACATAATGAGTTATTacaatttaatgaaaatattgaaaaatcacAATGTCGCGATGATATTAGACAGAGacaattgatgaaattaagTAATGGTCTGTTATGTTATATTGAGAATAGTGGTGACAAACTTGAATTTCTTATTAGAAATTGGTATGATGACTCTAATGTTTCGCCGAAGCTTAAAAATATGCAACAGAATCATATGCTTAATGATTTTGGAAAGGATGTATTAAAATGGAAAGATTCTCAAGTTGagtaa